In Glycine max cultivar Williams 82 chromosome 10, Glycine_max_v4.0, whole genome shotgun sequence, the DNA window gcaaaTTGGCACCCTAGGATGCATTGGGGTGTTGCTTTTCATGTTTGTGTTCTACAGATTATTGGCCTACCTTGCCTTGAGACGCATCAAgagttgaaacttgaaaatcGAAATTCTGTGTTGAATGCAGCCTAGTTCTTTTGGGAAAGCTTGTATGCAGAGAAGGATGGATCAATTTGTTGGCTCCTAGCCAGTGCAGCAGTAACACCACTTTTACACTGGGCTAGAGTGGCTACTTGATTCATACTAACTGTAATTGAAGAATGAATGAGAGATTTTCTGTTGTAATTGTAAAGTTAGAGAATTAAATTAACAAGCAAAATTgaagtgaagagagaaaagaatagTAATTGTAGATTTGGATTTCGAATCGCTCTCCAAGTTCAACCTGTATTCAGAATGTCAAGGgaagaaatcaagaaatttCTTCCGTAcggaatatataattttcaagttTTTACGGTTCTTACTCTGCCATCAATTCTTTTCATTCGAATGCATTACGTaccatttattattgtttttgccTTTTGGTAATGGTAATTGGAAACATTTTACGTAGGCCAAACCACGCCCACCCACACTTGAGAAGAATACGTGCTGCGAGTGGCGGATCTAACACCcaaaatcaaacaaactattttaaaaaataaatctacacataaaaatgaaaagtgattcaaatatgaaaaaataataactgtaaaatataaaatttaaaataaatattcatgatttattaaaataaggggtgcattttgtttactttgagataaaaataagtcaaaggtttaaatatataaaatttttataaaaaatacatataaatttattaaaataaggagGTGTATTTACCCATCCTCAAACAACCTAGGTCTACCACTGCGTGCTAATGCGTACAGTTGAAcaattgtttttgaattttctcccaaatatgttagttttttttttttttgagaaagtaTATGTTATAGTTTTAGAAAATAGttagtatgatttttaatattcattatttaaagtgatttttatttgtttgagaaACCACTTAATAGAAAACGTAATTCTCAATGGATGAAACTATTCAGATTTATTTCAAGATTGAAGTTCAATCATCATGAACACCATTCATGGAGCTCGAGTGaaggagaaaatattttctttttatggaCAAAGACAACTGATTTTTCTAATCTGTGCAATTTTGCATAGGTTAAGCTTCATTAAtgattcattttcaataaaatttaattagttaattaattgtataattctttgaaaagaataATTATGTGTCTCTCCTATCTATTTTATAGACCCACTTCAATGTAATCTCTCTTCcattaaactaataataattactaaCAGTTTTTAAGTAaacttacaaaataaataacaaaaataattatttttatgataaaccATGATTAATATTTGTTACATAAAATGCAAagcaaattttagataaaatttatatataatgctCTTTCCAAAgaattgtataattaattaattaaagttgaTTGAAAGTGAGTCATTAATCAAACTTAACTTGTGTAAAGTTGCAcatattagaaaatataagtTGGAGAACTCAAAGTTTAAACCCATGATCTGTCATCCTTCCTTTCTCTCTTCACTCTTTTCTAACTactaaactaattttatatctttaaaaaaaaaaaaagttgttccaTCATATGAAGCCAATACAGGGGTAACTACAAAGAGATGAAATGCCACCAGAGTGCCCTTTGAATGTTTTTACACATTCACCAGACCGGCTATCACACAATCTCACTTTAACATCCATACAACCAGTAGCCACATATATGTGATGCACCAAGCCACGCTAATCATGTCACTCCATCCTGTCCACAgcacaaaattatacaatttCAAGCCAATGTAAATGTACAATTGCAAAGCACGAAGATGAAACTTGGATCACGTTTCCGTCACAAAGATATTTTTGGAAGAACAAAAATACAGAAAGCATGgggtgaaaataataaaaatgaggtGCGAATAGAATCTGTACGACATATTTAGGAGCCTTGCTAGATTCTTGTGTACTCCTAAGCTTTTGGAGTCTTTGTCTCTCTGTTTGGGCCTTTTCAGGCCTGTGTCCCTTTGTgctgttgaaaaaaaaagtaaacaaagcaaaatttgCATTCCTTAAAATATCTTGTTTATCTTTTATTAGGTAGGTGATCaatcaacaaatatttaattaaccaAAACCACGGGCAAAGAACAGAAATTTTACGATTTGGAATTTTGGATGGTCtagaattaaattatttccagataattattttaatcaataaagttATTATACATTGTGATTAAATAATTCTATAAAGTTTTTTACACTGTtcgtatattatttttttctcttttctgaaATTGTATACAATCTCCACCATCAAAACTTTgactctaataaaaaataaaaaacataagttaCAGTTTTCTATAATGTGTACAATCTCCACCATAATTTTTATTCTGTAATAagtaaatattataaacataaaattgttAGTACGAACAACTGGGTGAAAACTGTACCAACTCATGCAATTGGAACATAGATAATCCTGGATTCCTCGTCCCAAAAAATGCATTTTACCAAAAACAAAActatttatttcaaaagaatGTTTAAAGTCTCAAACTTTTGACTCTACCAATGGAACAAGCTGAGTTAAtaatttgatgtttgatttgacATCTTCAAACATATGCTGTGTGCATTTATGGTTTGATGTGTATTTTTTAGATGAAATTAATTATCTATTCTTCGAAATGGACATGGAGCAGGTCTTTTTTGCTCCAGAACCAAATTGATTTAAAACTGCACCTGTGTAGCTTCAATTGCTCATGTTTGCCCAGCCACCTCCATGCATGTGATTGCTTTCTAACCACTCTTTATGGTAACCCCCCTATTTAAACACATGGCTTTATCTGCCCCATAATTATTGATTTTCCAATTTTATCCCCCTCATGAATGCTATGGGGTCGTTTTTGTTAGtcaataatatcttttttttttcgttaccttcttttttttagagGTTTTCTTTACCTTCTTCTTACTTAACAAATCGatgatctaaaaaaaatatcaaagcataaaattaatttaaaaagtaaatagtCTATCCTttaataagacaaaaaaaatttcatgttaTCTTCCTATCACAACTTGATATGAATGATAAATTAGTTAATCTTTGTAATAAGAAAAAGTAGACAATTTACATGTAAGATAGTTTTACAcaaatatttaatcataaaaaattaagtatcttaaatttattgattcttataataattaactaaaaagttaaattaataatatttttttattagttagacagtataaatattttattccaaCAATACAAAttactataatttttcttaaacttGTTGACTTTTACACTAAAACCTAAAAACTCATAAAAATTTCTGATTAGCTgacatgtaaaatattttacccTAAAATGCAGAGAAATTAAAACTCTTACTAAAATAGGACTGGGACTCCTGTCTTAGTCTTTGtgcctataaaataaaatgtgcaATGAGacctagagagagagagagagagagagaaagttttGAGTGACACATCTTTTCTCCTCCTCACACAGCAGGAACACAATGGATTCTTCTTCATCAGCAAGTGTTAGTCAGCATGCCAAGGTTGTTCCAAAACAATTTGACATCTTCTTCCATGCAGGAAGGTACCCTTCATCTCGCAGGACTCattcctcttcctcctcttcctcctttGAATCATTCTATTTCCCAGAGGATCCTCTTCTTAGTCCTGCATCCCCTCTTAGATTCTCTGGTGTTCCATTTTCTTGGGAACACTTGCCTGGAATTCCCAAGAAACAAAATTCTAAAAAGAAGCTGCAAGAGTCTTCCTTGAAACTACTACCATTGCCCCCTCCAACTACCACACACTGTTCTTCTAAAAAGCACTCTCATGAAGAAACAAGGATTAGGAAAAAGAATTCAATACAAAGTGTTTTCCAAAGGGATCCTTTCTTTGCTGCACTTGTTGAATGCTCAAAGGATGATAATGAAGAAATTACAAGTAGAAATTTGTGGAATGGAGCTAAGGTGCCAATAAGGAGTATTAGTGATCGTTTTGGGTTTATTAGCCTTTATGCCTCTTGCAAGAGAACTTGTGCTGTTTCTGAATCTTTAGTCTACCTTCCAAGCTCAAGAAGAAGCACCTGTGAGCATGTTAGTCCCAGGTCCCTCTAAGCTTGTGATGATGCATGCATAGCTGTCAATGTACTTGTGTTCATGTTTTTCTAAGAAAAACCCAGAAAGAGGTATTTCTTTCCctcttttcttaaaatatttcaaaccttgatctttgtttttagtttctaaaatatGGTATGTGAAGACAAAGTATGTCTTTGGAAACCCAAGTTATTGTAATATGTTAATACAAGTATATAGGAAGTAGTGCTGGTCTCCTTTTGTTCAGAGATCACTgatgactgatatttttctaatgtatttttttatccttctggtttttatttttttagcatcAAACACCAAAATCTCTAAATACAATATACGCTCTTTGCTGTATTTCATGTGATAACAACACATTATGAGTGAAAATTACATGATCCCATGAGGAAACAATGTACCGGACCATAGTGGAAAGAGACTgccaaattattaatttgactttattttttaatttgttttctaataTTTGCAATTGTATCAATTGATTCCCTAATATTTTCAGTGATGTCTATAGTGGCTGCTGTTACTGATGTTGATAACAATTAACAAAGTTGTTGAGCTACCTTCGCTTTGTTTTAAACGATTCCACGCTACACAAGTACGTAAACTCTGTACTCTGTACAGATTAGAAATTTAATATACCACAAACAAACATGTaatcatattattataataaggtGGCTGTGGAATTAGTTTACCttctcaaataattttataaggttAATTAGTGTTAAACGAAATAATGATCACCCTCAGAATATAAAAACTTCACAAATTGAGTGTACCCTTCTTTTCTCCTGCTGTGTAAGCTATACACAAGACTACAAGAGTTAACTTTcatcttccaaaaaaaaatattttatttttctattaaggTGAGATCTCATTTCAGGTCCTGAAAAGTTGGCATCAACTTAGGTGATTTGACTACGAATTTTCTAAGACATGGATCCTGAATTATTTGCCTGTCACGGTTTCACCACTATTCTGCAGaaacaaaactgaaaaaaattaaaaacttcacAGATTTGTTTTGTACATATCAGAGTACAATCAATTTAAAGTCCACATGCTCCGTTTGGTTGGTTCTGCATTTAGTGACATTTCCGTGTAGATTTTAAACAACCAAAAGTTAGAAAATGTTCATCTATTTAGATTATTATAATGGTACTTGTAAGTTTTAACGTGCATTTAATACCCAAAATTACACGTGTGGGTCACATACAAGTATGTGGagtaaaatgtattttattttctaataaaccAATCTACACCTAGCTAAGTGAAAGGCATTATTATTCATTAAGTGGAGTTCAACTATTGGTAGAAACATATTCATCTGATACATTACTCTACGTCACCTCCCTTTAgggaaatataaataaataaataaataaacaccgtattttagagaagaaaataaaagggaGAGACAAGTGAGGAAGCACCCAACTATCATGATTCAACTATCACCATAATTGTTTTAGACAATCTTAGAGCTCAAGTTATGCAAATGGGTCCATCTGGTTTTCCCCCACATGGTTTCTCAATATATTCAATGCATTTCTTATGACAAATCCACTAGCTAGTAGCTACTATTAAATCCATGGATATTGGAAGAAAATAACCATTATCTTGATATTTGAAGCCTCTATGTTGGTGTAAATTAAAGGTCAAAGCCAAAAATCCTTTCCCTTtatctttgttcactttggctGTGCAGCATATGATGAAAGCTACCTGAGCATATATATCCTTGTCATGTTTTACGGTAGTGGATGTGCTCAAAGTAGAGACTATATAATGAGTAAGAGGCCCATCTGCCCTGTGATATAGCATTATTCAACTTAGGGTATCTCTTGGTTATGATAGCCGGTGCCCAAAAAagcattaagaaaaaaagggacCAAATTCAAGTCAAATGAGACTGCTATGGGGTAGGTtggtttttattattgaaaaaagtgAGGTAAAGCTATAGTGTCACTAATGtacttaaaacaaaataaaaacatatcctCCTTAATAATCAAGTACATATACTCAACTGGAAATTGGAACGACTTAATATGTAGACAAAAGGTAACTAATAGATGATAATATTCATACAAGTACATGAGAGGGTTGATCCCATTTTACCGGCTAGAAATGTGACGAGTTCTTCAATCTGGATTACCCCTAGCTACCTTGTTGTTCAATATGCATACCCCATATATGTAATAATGAGAATAAACCTATCCTCACGAGTCACGACAATTAATGTGCCTCTTAGAACTCTCTAACGTGTCTCTTACTAATGATATGTTACTATTTAAAAAGGCTTTTCATTATAACTAAATATTGTGCATTAAACGCTACAGCCAATTCAACAGTTACAAATTTAAGTGGTGGAGTATTGGGCTGGCTGGAAAACAGGTAAATGGATAATCAGTAATTCAGATAGTTAGTTATACCAAGTACCATATTTGTTTCACACTTAGGTTACAGACTTACGGCAACACAAGTctcttatataaaatatacaattgaagtgaatttataaatacattttaatcatattgaataaaagtaatatttttctttttttcccctcaAGATCAGTTCGTTTTTAGTCAACAGTAAAACacgtacttttttttaatgatgaaatgaatgaatgagTAAAACACTAAGATATTATTAAAGTATTGACCCCCTTTGTTCTTTCAATAAACGCTATACTATTGTATGAGCTTTTGTttctgtaaaataattttttttaatttttagggatAATCACATTCTCctaatttttggaaattttctattaattataacgttttgtttgtgatttttaatcTTTCTTTAACAAGCTACAGAGGATTAATATCTTTAATAACTTTTATGAATGTTTACATTGAATTTATCAATCAAACTGTTTAGTCATGTAATATTATCTTAATGATCACGTgtactaaattttatataatttaaaaaaaattagataaataatttattattattaatttatttatattttatatcatatgttaaaataaagtagTGGGATAaagtattaattagtttttcaattatataaaatttataaatttaatatatgtcgtgagtaattttaatttaatggttaaattgataaaatttaacaatatttaaaaaacataataaaggtGTAGCC includes these proteins:
- the LOC100305600 gene encoding uncharacterized protein LOC100305600 — its product is MDSSSSASVSQHAKVVPKQFDIFFHAGRYPSSRRTHSSSSSSSFESFYFPEDPLLSPASPLRFSGVPFSWEHLPGIPKKQNSKKKLQESSLKLLPLPPPTTTHCSSKKHSHEETRIRKKNSIQSVFQRDPFFAALVECSKDDNEEITSRNLWNGAKVPIRSISDRFGFISLYASCKRTCAVSESLVYLPSSRRSTCEHVSPRSL